A single genomic interval of Arthrobacter sp. NicSoilB8 harbors:
- a CDS encoding lysophospholipid acyltransferase family protein encodes MFYWFMKTFVLGPVLKLLFRPWVKGLDNVPAQGAAILASNHLSFSDSIFMPVMVPRPVVFLAKSEYFTGTGIKGRLTAAFFRLTNQLPMDRSGGAASAQSLNAGMDVLKSGSLLGIYPEGTRSPDARLYRGKVGVARLALQARVPVIPVAMIGTDKVQPIGKRVPNIRRIGMIFGEPLDFSRYYGMEDDRLIQRSVTDEIMYELMRLSGQEYVDEYAAVVKLRQTGKAQVAGPDAGKGTTSATPTAGPEQVPPPAAGEDGPEAPGTV; translated from the coding sequence GTGTTTTATTGGTTCATGAAGACGTTTGTCCTGGGACCGGTGTTGAAGCTGTTGTTCCGGCCCTGGGTCAAGGGCCTCGACAACGTCCCGGCCCAAGGCGCTGCGATCCTGGCCTCGAACCACCTCTCCTTCTCGGACTCGATCTTCATGCCGGTCATGGTTCCGCGTCCGGTCGTCTTCCTGGCCAAGTCCGAATATTTCACCGGCACCGGGATCAAGGGCAGGCTGACCGCGGCCTTTTTCCGGCTCACCAACCAGCTCCCCATGGACCGGTCCGGGGGTGCTGCGTCCGCGCAGTCCCTAAACGCCGGCATGGACGTGCTCAAGAGCGGCTCGCTGCTGGGCATCTATCCGGAAGGCACCCGCAGCCCCGACGCGCGCCTTTATCGCGGCAAGGTGGGCGTCGCCCGCCTCGCGCTGCAGGCTCGCGTGCCGGTCATTCCGGTGGCGATGATTGGAACGGACAAGGTGCAGCCGATCGGCAAGCGTGTTCCCAACATCCGCCGCATCGGCATGATCTTCGGCGAACCGCTCGACTTCAGCCGTTACTACGGGATGGAGGACGACCGGCTGATCCAGCGTTCGGTGACCGACGAGATCATGTACGAGCTCATGCGGCTGTCCGGGCAGGAATACGTGGACGAGTACGCCGCCGTCGTCAAACTGCGACAGACGGGCAAGGCCCAAGTGGCAGGCCCGGACGCAGGCAAGGGCACAACTTCTGCGACCCCGACGGCAGGCCCCGAACAGGTTCCGCCGCCGGCGGCAGGGGAGGACGGCCCGGAAGCTCCGGGGACCGTCTGA
- a CDS encoding alpha/beta fold hydrolase — protein MSILPDHSPFSSPFTGTGPRTGVVVSHGFTGSPHSVRDWAMALASAGYAVRLPLLPGHGTSWQELARTRWQDWHGALDAAYLELAEECDVVVMAGLSMGGTLALRIAATRPVAGVVVVNPGLVIDDPRAPLAGVLKFVLKSTPAIANDILKPDMDEGAYPRTPVAAAHELNKMFKDTVRLLPQITAPVRVYRSSVDHVVSESSMVALRRGLTNAPLEVVPLENSYHVATIDNDAPEIFRGSAEFVRSVASQASPGAARASRKDTAHD, from the coding sequence ATGAGCATCCTCCCGGACCATTCGCCGTTCAGCAGCCCCTTCACGGGAACCGGCCCCCGGACCGGCGTCGTGGTGTCCCACGGCTTCACCGGCAGCCCGCACAGCGTGCGGGACTGGGCAATGGCATTGGCCAGTGCCGGATACGCCGTCCGGCTCCCCCTCTTGCCGGGGCACGGAACGAGCTGGCAGGAGTTGGCCAGGACCCGCTGGCAGGACTGGCACGGGGCCCTGGACGCGGCCTACCTCGAGCTTGCGGAAGAATGCGACGTGGTGGTCATGGCCGGGCTTTCCATGGGCGGCACCCTGGCGTTGCGGATCGCTGCGACCCGCCCTGTGGCGGGAGTCGTGGTGGTCAACCCGGGACTGGTCATCGATGACCCCCGCGCCCCGCTCGCCGGCGTCTTGAAATTCGTCCTCAAGAGCACCCCCGCGATCGCCAACGACATCCTCAAACCGGACATGGATGAGGGCGCGTATCCGCGGACTCCGGTGGCCGCCGCGCACGAGCTCAACAAGATGTTCAAGGACACCGTGCGCCTGCTGCCCCAAATTACGGCGCCCGTCCGGGTCTACCGTTCCTCGGTGGACCATGTGGTGTCCGAGTCCAGCATGGTTGCCCTGCGCCGCGGGTTGACCAATGCCCCGCTGGAAGTGGTTCCGCTGGAAAACAGTTACCACGTCGCCACCATCGACAACGACGCGCCCGAGATCTTCCGTGGCTCCGCCGAATTCGTCCGGTCCGTGGCTTCCCAGGCCAGTCCGGGCGCCGCCCGCGCCAGCCGGAAGGACACGGCCCATGACTAA
- a CDS encoding alpha/beta fold hydrolase, producing the protein MTESSISPAPAAFSYPGHGTNARIGVAICHGFTGSPLSVLPWARHLADQGFAVSVPLLPGHGTHWRDLARQGWQDWYTSFETAYLDLAARTSDCYVAGLSMGGTIALRTAARHKVAGVLAVNPGLSFYDRRVRVVGLLKYFQRTTTPIQEESSTAPATDDGDYSLTPLAAVHQLRRLFSATLRELPAVQAPVLVFKSDTDAVVPPSSLELLRSRLGSRDLTVVRLPRSGHVATLDADAPLLFEESVRFVRQQARSTTPPTAPSETP; encoded by the coding sequence ATGACTGAAAGCAGTATTTCCCCGGCTCCCGCCGCTTTCAGCTACCCCGGCCATGGCACTAACGCCCGGATCGGCGTGGCCATCTGCCACGGCTTCACGGGCAGCCCGCTCAGCGTCCTGCCTTGGGCCCGGCACCTGGCCGACCAGGGCTTCGCGGTGTCGGTGCCGCTGCTGCCCGGGCACGGCACCCACTGGCGGGACCTCGCCCGGCAGGGCTGGCAGGACTGGTACACGAGCTTTGAGACGGCGTACCTGGACCTGGCCGCCCGGACCAGCGACTGCTACGTCGCCGGGCTGTCCATGGGCGGCACGATCGCCCTGCGCACCGCGGCCCGCCACAAGGTGGCCGGCGTGCTCGCCGTAAACCCGGGGCTGAGCTTCTATGACCGCAGGGTCAGGGTGGTCGGACTGCTCAAGTACTTCCAGCGCACCACCACGCCGATCCAGGAGGAAAGCTCCACGGCGCCGGCCACCGACGACGGCGACTACTCCCTGACGCCGCTCGCGGCGGTCCACCAACTGCGCCGACTGTTTTCCGCGACCCTGCGGGAACTCCCGGCCGTGCAGGCGCCGGTCCTGGTCTTCAAGTCGGACACCGATGCCGTCGTCCCGCCGTCGTCCTTGGAGCTGCTGCGCAGCCGCCTGGGGTCCCGGGACCTCACGGTAGTCCGGCTTCCGCGCAGCGGGCACGTTGCGACCCTGGATGCCGATGCGCCGCTACTCTTTGAAGAGTCAGTACGCTTCGTCCGCCAGCAAGCCCGCTCCACGACGCCGCCCACCGCCCCCTCGGAGACCCCATGA